GGTTTTTATAGTAAAGTGAAGGGGCGTGGTTACCTGTCTGAGTTTGTCCGCTGTGCTGCACTTCAGGAAGTGAACTGTGAATTTTCAAACGcgactgaccaatcacagctaAATGTTCCTCCTACTAGCCAATCGATATCAGGAATGAACTTGTTTCCTGAAAGAAGTCAAAGTGTTTAGCGGGACACCAAAATGTGTAACctgtcatttctctgcatgtacgtcTTAGTCATAGTCATATAGTAAAGtgtaataaaacatttccatgttgagattgttttccttttctctcctgtttttctgttgtgaCAATAATAAACTGGTAACTGGTAATTAACCTCCTTTGAATGTTCTGCCTTTTTGCTCTTACCATAAAGATTATATCACCTCTTACCAGTACTAGGCCATACATTAACAAAATAATTCACTTTCACATATGACAAGCGAATTGTTGAAAACACTTGTATTTAAGTCtgagtttattttaatgcaggtacagtaaagtcacacattggTGATCCTGGCAATTTGAGGGTCACATATAAGAGTCCAGACTATTAGAGAGGTGAGCTAGGACCGAGATGCAGTGGATGCTGTGTTGGAGTTGCATCCTGTTTCAATTTGCAAGGATGAAaaaatgttcttaaaaaaacaaacaaacaaacaaaaattctcaaaattagaatttaaaaagttttgaactcttaaaaggcaaataaataaatccataaatgAGCTGGATTAGGCTACAGTACTCAACTGACAACCTGACTAAACCCGggataagaaaaacaaagtaaagaaaagaataacatcaataacatttaattctgttttttgatGGGTCTCGGCATCACAGAGATGGAGGGGTAACGTAGAGGCTGCAGTGGGTGAATTATTCTTTTTGCTGGCTGTGATCAGACACTGTGGATGGAGACAGGAAGTTCATTTCCATTTGCGCAAAATAGAGGCTACAAAAGGAGATCAACTCCAATAAATTGTGAATTAAACCTCATTAAAAAGTCTTGACcataataatgaataatgttATTTAAGACGTGTTGATATTATACAAGTATATTATAAAATACATATGAGGCAGTGAATGGTGTTTGGCTAAAGTGGTGGGATAAGCGTTGGCTTCTACCTACTTCCTTCGGACAAGgacttattttacttttcctacttttttatatgccttttgtttttctgtttttttatttgtcttttgttcaaataaaaactttcaaatgATCAATAATTTGTGACTTACTCACTGAAATTCAGCAGGGCACAAGGTGATATTATGTGGGAGGCTAACAAGAATTCCCctgaagacacaaacacagaaaagatTCAAGAAGctcttgtgtttttatctgcCCCCCTGGGtcagattaataataatattatattaatattatataatatatgatacattacatatattattaataataattgaGTTGCTCTCATGTCAGTTTACAAAACACACCtgcagaatgaaataaaaataaaataaaatgagattaAACTCATCTTTTATTCACCACAGAAGAAAACTGCAATGTTGTAGgacaggattttctttttaaataaataatgattatGTTAATTATGACTAACTATGCTTTTATTAAAGAGAATTGATGTTGCTGGTATCAGAAAACTCTAACCTTTGCATATTTTTTCaatccattttctatatcatctattttctataccacttattctAGTTCAGGGTACAGAGAcggggtacaccctggacaggtcgttAGTCTATCGctgggccaacacagagagacaaacaaccacacttagggagaatttagagtaaccatTTAACTGACTGTGAGAGGacgccggagtacccggagagaacccactcATACACAGATAACATGCTAACTTCAcccagaaaggccactgttcgaaaTTGTAAAGACATTCTTATTTGAAAGTTGTTTAATAAATATCAACTTTGTTCTTctaaaggaggaggaggagaaggaggaggagaagggggtGGGAGATTGAATATGGTGGAGAAGGAAGAAAAGGGCGAGGGGGTGTATGAAGGTTGGTGTCCTCCAGCGCCTGTTCAACCACCTCAATGAGATCAGCGACCATATTCACCCACTCCATCTCAGCCTCAGGGGATTCAAACTCTGTGAGGAGTTCCTGCACACAGGAGGACATGTTGATGCTTTTAGTCCTTTACACGGGAATAAAGAATGTGTTTCCAGTTTACAATAAATGTCTGATTCccttacatatttttttctatctgaATAATAGAATCAGCTGTGTTATCTGGTTATCTGTGCGGTATGTCCATTCTGCACCACTGTCCCCGGGTAGGCCAGCACTCTGCAACAAAACACGTGTAAGAAAAATGGCTGCACATGAACAATAATGCAACAAATGTGAATTTAACACCCTACAAGATCTACTTTCCTGAAGTAAATAAATGGCTTTCTAAGTGAGCTTAAGAAGCTTTACAGCTGTTTAAACCTACAGACTTCAGTATCCAGACCCTGCTGATCCCCagaattagattttatttattataatattatgaaaataaaaaaccctTATAGATACATTGATTTAGGCTTATTCAAAGTGAGACCTAACTAAATAAATGTCCTATTGCCCCTCTAAATAAACTTCTACTTTAATGTATTTGCTTTAAGCTGGTATGTTACCTCAttaatgaatattaaaatctccaaaggaaaataaaagaaataactcTGTAACCTACAGGGATTATAGGTGCCAGATCTTACATTTTCCATGTTggacttttgtttgtttgtttgtttatttgacaggaagtcaaataagcgctggttccaaccaagatatgcagaacagcatctctgaacacacaacttgtccaaccttgaagcagatgggctccagcagcagaagaccacaccgggtgcctcctgtcagctaagaacaggaaactgaagctacaattcacacacactcaccaacactggacaatagaagatggagaaacgttgctggtctgataagtctccattttagctcaacattcagatgctaggctcagaatttagtgcaaacatcatgaaaatatggatccatcctgacttGGATCAACGGTTCATGTTGCTGATGTAATGGTGGGGAGGATATTTTCTTAGCCAACTTtaggccccttagtaccaacgtggcctggtttaaccagcacagcattgctgctgaccatgtccatccctttatgaccacagtggagcatcttctgatgctacttccagcaggataatgcaccatgtcacaaagctcggatcatctccacctgctttctagaacatgatgatgagttcactggactccaacggcctctacagtcaccagatctcagtccagtagaacagctttgggatgtggtggaacgggagattctcatcttGGATGtaatgtcaatatggagcaaaatctctgaggaatgtttccaacagctTGATGAAGCAATGACACAAAGAATTAAAGATGTTCTGATTGCAGAACTACATCCAACTAGCAAAGTGGATAATAGTCTGATAATACTGAATATACCCATAtgttttaaatagtaaaattcTCCCTTTCCTTTACTTTTCACGTATGGATGCAGTCagcagtgtgtttgtgagtcTTTGAAGAGTTCACACAACTGAGACTTATCAGCTGTGCAAACTGATCACAAGATTAATACCTGTTATACATTTTACATATGCTCTATTATTTGAGCGCTATTAAgtttaatattaatgatatttgCGGGAGAAGTTGTTGCTTTTAACATTCAAATGGCTCTACTGTTGATACTGTTGACATCACGATGTCACATTATGTTTCAGGTATTAATAAACTCGTTTATGTCGCCATCTCCTGGATTAGAAGGAAAATAGTTCAGTTTCAACCTTTTCCGCCTGTCTCTAGCAGCCCCGCCTCTTCCTGCTTCATTTTCGCGGGAGTTGTTGAAGGAGGCGGGGTCACGTGATGATACGAGGATTCCATTGGACGGCTCCACTTTTACCCGCTGACCATGCAGAAGAGCGCGTGCTGTGACAACCAATCGCACGGCACGCTTTACTTACACCCGGCACGCAGTGGCGCGAAAACTTTTCAGTTGTGTGGTTTGACGGCGAAGGAGCGCACAGCAGCGAAGAGTTTGCGTGTTTTTTTGGCCGTTTTGGATAAAAAAATTACTCGGACATAATGGCAACCGACACCGTAGATGACCGGGAAATGAGAGAAGCTCAGAGAGACTACCTGGACTTTCTGGATGATGAGGTAAGTCTCACTTTAATCCGGTTAAAATAGCTTTTGTGAGGTTGAAACGAGAAGCCATGCGGCCACAACAAAGGAGCTACGAATTATATTGATTAATTGTCAAGAAATATCATGAATAACATTTTAAGTAGCTTTAGGTGTTAGCATTTCTAATAATTAGCATTAGTAGAAGCTGGGAAAGTGTGTTTCACATTGACTTGGTGTGAACAATTTTCCTGTCCGATCTGCAGCAGGACCAGGGGATCTATCAGAGCAAAGTTCGGGACATGATCAGCGAGAATAAAGCTCGGCTCATCGTCAACATCAACGACCTGAGGAGACGCAACGAGGCCCGAGCCGCAAAGTAAGAAAATGCTACACACATGGCTTGAGACATTACACAGAGCTTAAGTCCACAGGAAGGTTTACAGTTGGACTTTAGGCTGTCTGTGTGCAGCTCTgcagcaattaaaaaaacattttaggttaAATAGGTAAAGTTTATTACTCTGTGTTCAGTAAAACTCCGGGGTTTTGCTGCTCCAGGTTTATTTTAGTTATCTCTTTTGTTGATGTCTTTACTTTCCTCTGCTGCCTCTTGTGGTTCAAGGCGAGACACTCCAGGCAGATGTTGCACATTTTATAACTAGCATCTATCACAATAAAACCTTCCTGGTTTGTTTcttataatttaaatttttgtatGGAAagttttctgaatgtttttgtttaaatatgctAATCAAGTTATATAGGTTGCATCCATTTCTAGGAATAGAAAAATCTGAACACTGAATTAAGCCAGGTTTAAAGTTAATGATGCACTTTGTTGACATTGAAATCAAAGGTTTTTTACATTGGGTATTTTAGATATCTCTACCACTTTGCAAAGTAGAAAATGCCATCAAAACTAGAAACTAGTCTTTACCACATTATTGTGATGAAATGCTCAATAGCTCAAACTGTGAATGAGTGGTAAAAAAATTCTTCTGTATCAGTGTTAGCAATAGAGACATAAGGGCCATAAGCAGAAAGTTTGCTGTGGGTAAGTGCTGCTGATTAGATTTGTGGTCCAGAGCATGAGGTGAGAAAATTCATTGGCTTGTTTTAAACTTGTAAGATTGTAAAATTCATCACATTTCATATTTACAGACAATTaaacccataaaaaaaaaaaaaaaaagcgcaaCTTTTATAACAGATCAAAGTGGACAAATATCCAACACCGTTGTAAATGTGTAGGACCTTCAGATGAAGACAACCGTAGAAACACAGGCATACATGTACTACTTGAAGACCTGACATCACATTATAAGCCGTCATCAGACTCTGTGATGTTACCATGCCAACTTCACCAGCTGATCTCAGTGTTAGGCTCGTGTACTGTGTCTTACAGATTGTCTGCATTTACACCAGCCATTGAGAGTTCATGCCTAGCATAAACTCCCCGCTTTTACTAGCACAAGCTGCTAATGTAGAGAGAATAGTTAAGTTTGAACATGGTGCAGGAGAGACGGAGCTTTCAGATGATGCCAACCATAATGGGGTGCGGAAAAATCAAATTTTCAACCAATGCATTCAAAGCATCTTGACATTACAAAcctaaaatgtgtatttttgacattttctttacacTAGTCTGTAAAAAGACATTCCcggggagaaaaacaaaatccataATTGGGGGAAGAAATAAGGTTTTGCAGCCATGTTTTCACTTAAACCTATTAAATGAGAATTATTAGTAATTAATCACGTTAGAAGCCCTGCGTGTCGATCTTCCCACGTTACAAGATGTAATTTTCTCTATCAGACTGATGAACTATGCATTTGAGGAGCTGATGGCGTTCCAGCGGGCTCTGAAGGACATGGTGGGCACGGTGGACGGCACCTACGCTAAGCAGCACGAGGAGTTCTTCATCGGCCTGGAGGGCAGCTTCGGCTCCAAGCACGTCTCCCCGCGGACGCTGACCTCCCGTCTGCTGGGAAGCATGGTGTGCGTGGAGGGCATTGTCACCAAATGTGAGTTTACCGCAAGATAGTATGGCCTGAAAATAGCAAAGGTGGATGATAACTTGGTTTATTTTCCTTGATGTCGTTGTTTCAGGCTCCCTTGTGCGTCCTAAAGTAGTCCGAAGTGTTCACTACTGTCCAGCCACCAAAAAGACGATGGAGAGGAAGTATACAGACATGACGTCGCTGGACGCCTTCCCTACCAGTGCCATTTACCCCACAAAGGTACAGAAGGCGTTTAATTCTTTATAAGGGATTTACTTTGAAAAACACCCCAAAACAAACTCAGAATGTTCCAACAGGATGAGGAGAACAACCCTCTGGAGACAGAATTTGGTCTGTCTATCTACAAAGACCACCAGACTATCACAGTTCAGGAGATGCCAGAGAAAGCTCCCGCTGGCCAGCTCCCTCGCTCGGTGGACATCATCCTGGACAACGACCTGGTGGACCTCATCAAACCGGGAGACAGAGTCCAGGTTATCGGGACGTACCGCTGCCTGCCCGGCAAGAAGGGAGGATTCACCTCCGGCACCTTCAGGTGAGACACCTTCAAGCAACAGCTCAGGCTTAGAAAGTCATCAGTCGCCATTCTTCTTCTAACTTGCCTCCTGTTTACTCACAGGACCATCATGATAGCATGTCACGTCAAACAAATGAGCAAGGAAGTATCGCCGCACTTCTCTGCCGACGACGTCGCCAAAATCAGGAAATTCAGCTGCACTCGGTCTATAGTATGTCCTCTTTGCATACGTCGCTTGATGCTGATTTTATTTCAGCTAAAGAAGCAGctaaattagtctttttttttttaaacttcccaTCAGAATGTGTTTGACCAGCTGGCTCGCTCCCTGGCTCCCAGCATCCACGGCCACGAGTACATCAAGAAAGCTATTCTCTGCATGCTGCTGGGGGGCGTGGAGAAGGTGCTCGAGAACGGGTCCCGCATCAGAGGCGACATCAACGTCCTGCTCATCGGTAACGCACATGTGCATAATTCAGATGTCACCATTACAGATTTTCTTAGTACGATTGTCAGTGAAATAATCCTTTTAtaggtctttaagtttttttatttccatcttttgatgccaacttaaagaaatacagaaactaAGTAACTAAGAAGTCTCATTTAATGAACATTTATCTTCACTGATGGGAATAACAGTgttatgttttttcatttactggTAACAGAACGGGTACTTCCCTGGTAACCCGTTACCTCCAGAATGCTCTAACTTAACTAGAAGCATTAATGACTTTCTTTAAACTGACATGCCTGAtgctggttatcctgcaggtggtgaaacgCATACGATATATTTCCTCTTTAACAGCAGCCTTTTTAGGTCATGCTTTTCCAGGCTGGTCAGCCGACCTCCAAAATGACACCCTAGGTCACAGGtatcaaactccggtcctcgagggccggtatcctgcaggttttcattgttttcctgatccaacacacctaactgaaattaatggattattgtgaagaagttgacaagaagctgttggatccatttgattttaattgggtgtgttagatcagggaaacaatgaaaaccggCAGGATACcggctcttgaggaccggagtttgacaccccaaCTCTAGGTCATTGCTTCTCTATAACCAAAGAAATCCAACATGGATGACTTAAACCGCttgtttggagggaataactcttcctctgtcGTACTATTCAACTCCAACGCACTTCTTCTGCAATTTAAGGGATCTTTCCCATTAACTGATTGCAGCATTTAATGTGAAATCAAGTAATCGTGACATCCCTGGAGCGTAATGATTTGTTTATCGACCTTAAGATGAGACGTGTTTCTGTTATCAGGCGACCCATCGGTGGCCAAATCGCAGCTGCTGCGTTATGTGCTGCACACGGCGCCCAGAGCCATCCCCACCACAGGACGAGGCTCATCTGGTGTCGGCCTGACTGCTGCTGTCACAACTGATCAGGAGACAGGTGAGCGTCGCCTGGAGGCTGGCGCCATGGTGCTGGCTGACCGCGGCGTGGTCTGCATCGACGAGTTTGACAAGATGTCCGACATGGACCGCACGGCCATCCACGAGGTGATGGAACAGGGCCGCGTCACCATCGCCAAGGCTGGCATCCACGCGCGCCTCAACGCCCGCTGCTCCGTGTTGGCTGCTGCCAACCCCGTGTACGGCAGGGTGAGTGGCGCATCAGCCTCTAAACTGCTGGAAACTCATGTTAGCCATGCTTGAGGAAACATTCACTCCCCAACCTTCTCCCGCTCCGCCTGTGCAGTACGATCAGTATAAAACCCCCATGGAAAACATCGGACTCCAGGACTCCCTGCTGTCTCGTTTcgacctcctcttcatcatgctGGATCAGATGGACCCGGAGCAGGACCGAGAGATCTCGGACCACGTGCTGAGGATGCACCGCTACCGTGATCCCCGTGAGCAGGATGGAACAGGTACTGCATCCATTGACAACATAATTTATGTTGTAGGTTTACAGCATTGCCTAAAATAAAGTGTCTTTTCCTGGTTTGATCCTCAGCCATGGCTCTGGGTGGGACGGTGGACGTGCTGACCACAGAAGATCCAGACTCTGTagcagaggaggatgaagagctgCAGGTCTATGAGAAACACAACAACCTGCTGCATGGAAGCAAAAGAAAGAAGTAGGACAGAATAACATTCTACTTATCTAGAGCTGTCCAGTAAACACGTGCATGATAAATCctgtttatttctttgcagGGATAAGATAGTGAGCAAGGAGTTCATGAGGAAGTACATCCACATCGCCAAGGGCGTAACACCTGTGCTAACGGAGGAAGCGGCCAATCACATCGCGGAGGAGTACTCCAGGCTGAGGAGCCAGGAACAGCTGGGATCTGAAATCGCCCGGGTGAGCAGATACGGAGCGTAGAGGTAGAAACTGGTCGTACCCCTCTGTGAAAGATGGCGCTCTGACCTCGTCTCCTCTCCGTTCAGACCTCTCCAGTGACGGCGCGAACGCTGGAGACGCTGATCCGTCTGTCCACGGCGCACGCCAAGGCCCGCATGAGCAAAGTGGTGGAGCTGGAGGACACAGAGGTCGCCGTGGAGCTGGTCCAGTTCGCCTACTTTAAGAAGGTTAGATTGAGTTCACTGACACCAAATAAAGGAAGGAGTTGTGCAGCAACACATTGATGAGCTCCCGTCGGTGGGGGTTTGGCTTCTGTGCAGGTTCTGGACAAAGGGAAGAAGCGCTCAAAAAGGGATCAGGACTCCGGCTCAGAGGATGAGGATAATGAAGAGACAACCACTCAGCCTTCACAGAGAACTCAGAGGAAGAGGTACTGATGCACATACACTGTGCAAAGGTGTTAAAACAGGAGTAATGGGCTCTTTGTTCTTGGTTCTGTTCTTGGTTCTAGTAAGAACTCCTGAGTTCTCAACAATCTGGAGTCAGTTGATAGATTTTTGGATGATATGTATATAAAGGTGGTTTCAGTAGGTGTGGTGTGAGGAGATGAAAGCATGTAAAATGGtgtctaaaaaataaaactgattttaatctAAAAACTTTCCTTAAATGATAACATGACTGCTCAAGTTTTGGGATGTGCAGTCCAACCAAACTGGTTCTTGCGTCTTCATGTTTTCACCCAGGaaaccagcaggtggcagcgTTTCGTTTTTGATTGGTTGTGGACCAATTAAAACCTcttctgttcattttaaattaagatgCATACATTACAGAGTCGTCcagattttaacattttgaaGGCAAGTCCAGTTGTACATGAAAGAGAAACATGTTTCTAAAATGACTAAAAGGAAGCATCGAAACAATCAATAAAATCCTAAAACTGACCCTTTTGGGACACCATATTGACCAAAGTAAAACTAGacctttgtttatttaatttattttttttgctaattGTGGCAGTTTACGGTGCAGTTGTGTAGAtaacagaaaagaataaaacatgaaaaattatcCTGAGGTTATTGGCTGCAACACAAAATTCTTTATTAGATCAACGTGAAAACTATTGTAAAACTGTACTAGATATAGTCTAAAAGTTTCATTCTCACTCTAAACTGCTGCCTTCTGGTCTGTTTACTTCCCCCTCCCCTACACAGGCAGTCCCTGAAGTACCATAAATAATTTGAGTCATTGAAATGCTTCATTTCCCAGTTTTCAGACTCAGTTGGACATATTTGTCATTTGAATTGCACATCATTTTCTGTTGCTGGTTTGGGTTAAACTTAAACACAGAGACgacttgttttaaatataagtggtttattttgtaaatcatttatttgcttattgGACTTTTATCTAtgggattttattattttttttaaaatagatttttattaatctttaatgttttttactgATCACTGCTGGTTTGCTGGTTTGCATGCATATGGGGTAAATCTGCAAATTAATTTTCCACTAGATCAATCAAGTTGTCTgaatctgaatatttttctcGTGTCCTGCAGGGGGCGACGTGGTTCCCAAAGCAGTGAACCCTACAGCCCATATGATTTCAGTGAAGAGCAGGAGGTCCCTGAAAGTAAGCAAGAGGCCTGAAAGAGACTGcaccacaaagaaaaataaatgtttgatagAATGAagcttaaaacaaattaattaaaacataatttggtGCTAATTTTAGCAGCTCCTGCTCATCAAGTAATTTTGTATCTCAAATAATGTATATTACTGAGaaatatttaagattttaagtcatttttgggatttttttgcTTTGAAGTTCAGGCTGGCACCCCTAAACCAGCCAAGGCCCAGCGAGAGGAGGAGCCCATGGAGGCCACGTCACAGGCTGCAGACGTCGAGCTTTCAGCTGACAGGTGGGCGACTGCTTTCTGAAGATGCACAACCAACTTAATTTTAAGCGTCTGATCAGCTTGGTAGGAGATGGCAtgctgtgaaatgtaaatatttcttttttcttcgcGCAGACTAAAGGAGTTCAAGTCCTCGCTGTTCGCCATCTTCCAGTCCACGTACGCCCAGTCGGTGATGATGACGAAGCTCATGGACGAGATCAACAAAGAGCGTGAGAATCGGTTCACAAAGCCTGAAGTTCGCGCCGCTTTGGCTCGCATGCAGGACGATAACCAGGTCATGGTGTCTGATGACACCATCTTTCTCATCTGATGGAGGAGGTGTAGGTTTATAGCACTTACATGAAATCAGTCACACGGACTGGGAGGCTGGGGGAGGGGAAGACGGTGGATTCGAAGTTCTGTTGCTTAACGTGCTCATGTTTGACTTTGTTTGTGTCCTTATGAGAAAACATAATGTAATGATCCAAGAAGTTAATGGAGGTTTATTGTAGTTGCataagtttaattaaatgaaaatgtattattacCACACCACAATGCAGACGCAGTAATGTTTCCTACCTTCTCTGGTATATACTTGTATATAGTTAAGTTTTGAGATAAAGTTCAgctgtttattaacaaaaataaaaatcatctttaatacttttttcttcagcagtttttattcaaatttctCATGTTTAAGGAAGTAATCATAAACCCCGacaaagcagcagcaacacTTGGGTGTAAAAATAAACCCTCACATCCAACCTCACTGACTTGCTAACATAATGGCTCCGTTTTAATAGAATGGAGCAACAAAAATGTaagaattaaatgtaaaattactgCAGGAAACAAATAGTTgtcctataaataaataaaagctttaaaatgaaaatggagctatttaaatgcatttaaatttgGCAGAAAAGCAAGAAAACGAGTGTTAGGttcatttgtttattgtaaCAAAGCTTTTTGGTAATAAATCTTGTGCTGATTGAAAGTATTTCCCTTCAAAATGAAGCCACATTTGTGAGGAATTGTGGGTTGAATGTCAGAGTTAAGTATGAGTTGCACCCATGAAAACTTGCCAGatcttttcttgctttttgggttaagtttttgtttaattattttttttatctggttatttatttgatggtgACTGGAAAAGGATTCCACA
The sequence above is drawn from the Melanotaenia boesemani isolate fMelBoe1 chromosome 22, fMelBoe1.pri, whole genome shotgun sequence genome and encodes:
- the mcm3 gene encoding DNA replication licensing factor MCM3, with product MATDTVDDREMREAQRDYLDFLDDEQDQGIYQSKVRDMISENKARLIVNINDLRRRNEARAAKLMNYAFEELMAFQRALKDMVGTVDGTYAKQHEEFFIGLEGSFGSKHVSPRTLTSRLLGSMVCVEGIVTKCSLVRPKVVRSVHYCPATKKTMERKYTDMTSLDAFPTSAIYPTKDEENNPLETEFGLSIYKDHQTITVQEMPEKAPAGQLPRSVDIILDNDLVDLIKPGDRVQVIGTYRCLPGKKGGFTSGTFRTIMIACHVKQMSKEVSPHFSADDVAKIRKFSCTRSINVFDQLARSLAPSIHGHEYIKKAILCMLLGGVEKVLENGSRIRGDINVLLIGDPSVAKSQLLRYVLHTAPRAIPTTGRGSSGVGLTAAVTTDQETGERRLEAGAMVLADRGVVCIDEFDKMSDMDRTAIHEVMEQGRVTIAKAGIHARLNARCSVLAAANPVYGRYDQYKTPMENIGLQDSLLSRFDLLFIMLDQMDPEQDREISDHVLRMHRYRDPREQDGTAMALGGTVDVLTTEDPDSVAEEDEELQVYEKHNNLLHGSKRKKDKIVSKEFMRKYIHIAKGVTPVLTEEAANHIAEEYSRLRSQEQLGSEIARTSPVTARTLETLIRLSTAHAKARMSKVVELEDTEVAVELVQFAYFKKVLDKGKKRSKRDQDSGSEDEDNEETTTQPSQRTQRKRGRRGSQSSEPYSPYDFSEEQEVPEIQAGTPKPAKAQREEEPMEATSQAADVELSADRLKEFKSSLFAIFQSTYAQSVMMTKLMDEINKERENRFTKPEVRAALARMQDDNQVMVSDDTIFLI